A window of Kyrpidia spormannii genomic DNA:
CGGGCGACCGGCGAGCCATCATCGTCCATCTTTCACGAAATTCTTCGGCATGATCAAAGAGGCGATTGGGCAACCTGCCCGAATCGATGGAGAACCAGCGCCGTGTACAATTGCAGAGCCCCGTCGAAACGCCGGGGATCCAGTCCCGTGCACTCTTGAATGCGGTCCAGTCGATACATCAAGGTGTTGCGATGGACGAACAGGGCTCTGGCAGCCTCACTGATGTTTAAGTGGTGTTCAACCATGGCCCGTACCGTTTCTTCTATAAAGGCGTATTGCTGCAACGCGTCCTTCAATACGCCCCGGCTATAGCGCAAGGCTTCGGTCCGGGGAAGAGCAGCCAGAAACCGCTCCCAGGCCAGGTCCTCATACCGGTAGACGCGCCGACCCGGGTGCAGGACCCGGCCCAGCCCCAGAGCTTCTTCGGCCTCCCGGCGCCGGAGCGGCCAATCGAGCCATCCCTCGGTGAGCCGTCCCACCCCCACCGAGAACGGGACCAAAAGTTCGGCTTCTAAGTTATCCACCCACTCCAACCACGGCTGAATGGCCCGCCCGCGCTGGTCTTTATCTTCGTTCCCGCGGCTGCCGATTTCCGTTTTTCGGGCCGCCCAGACCCTCGCTCCCTCCACCGCCGCCCAGGCGCCCCGCCGGCCATCCGCCATGGCCAGGACCACCTGGGACCAACCTTCCGGTGGAACGCCATGGCATTCGATGAGCCCGATTTCCCAACCCCGGCCTTCGGGATCATCCCCGCCTTGAAGCAGCGTTCTCACCCAATCGCCGGCTCCCCGAATCGGCAACCCTCGCGCCCCCCTTGTGAAATGTCATGCCGGAGGCCCCATCTGCAACAGGAGACTGTGAGTCCCCCAGGAGGCCACGGCCAGAAACGCCGCGAGTCCAAAATAGAGAACGCCATAACCGATCCGCGAGGAGACCGGGATCCAGATGTCGGGCTGATTGCGCATGCGCCAAAACTCCAAAAAGCCAAAGATCAGGATGAGAAACAAGATCAGATTCGGCCTCGTCACTGCGATCGCCGCCGCCACCGCCAGTCCTGCGCCCCACAACTTGCGATGAACCGCCCGGACCACCCTCCCGCCGTCCAGGGGATAGACAGGTAAAAGGTTGAACAAGTTGACGAAGAATCCCACGTAGGACAAAAAGAGCATCAAGATTGAACCCGTCCACCCATACCAAAGCCAGCAGATCGCCGCCCCCACGGTGCCCGCGATCGGCCCAGCGATCCCGACAAAAGCGTCCTCCCGGGGATCGGCGAATTGCGTACGCAGGCGGATAAATGCCCCCAAAAACGGAATGAAATAAGGGAGGGAAGCCTCGCCTCCCTTTATGCGGATCGCCACCACGTGACCCATCTCGTGCACAAACAGCAACAATACGAATCCAATCGCAAAAGGCCACCCCAGAAATACAGCGTAGGCAACGATGGTCAAGAGCATCGTTAAAACCGGCCCCTTGGCCAGAGCCAACAGTTTAACGAGCGCCCATAATTTCGCCCCGAATTTCCCAAGAATCAGAGCGATGGCCGCAAATATGCCGGCCGTTCGCCGTTTCATGAACAGACTCATCCTTTCCGCGGGCGCGAACCACCCACGCTACCAGTATACCATCCCCTTTCGTGTCACGGCAGTCTGCCCTCTTGAATCAACTTTCGCTGGCGATCGAGTAAGAAGCGGAGGAGGATGTCAAGATGCCGCTCGTCCACGTGCAAAAACGTGCAGGCAATCCGGCTTCTAGAAGCCAGCAGCGGCTCCACCCGCACCACCCTCGCTCGAACCGGCAGCTGCAAAGCGGGCAACTCCAGAGTCAGTTCCAACTCATCTCCTGGCTTGAGGTTCGCCTGGGCAATGAACAAGCAGCCGTTGCCACTGAGATTCACACATCGCCCCTTGTGATCGTCCCATGTTACGGGCACATCCACCGGGACCCGAAAATACTGCCGACGCCGCTCTCGCTCCCAGCGCTGGGGCATCTCCAACTCCAATAGCTCGGCTTTCCCGTGAACCCGGCCGGTGACCCGGGTCGTGGCCACATAACAGTCCCCCTTCCGGGGAAAAATTCGCACCCGGATCTCCGTCTGGTTCTTCAATCCAGCCACATTGGGCCACAGGACCCAAAATTTATTGTCCTGGATATCGTACACCACCGATTCGAACTGCACCGTCTCTTCGCCTGCCTGGTATTCCCCGTGAACTTTAAACCCTGGTTTGATCAAGAAAAATTCCTCCCGCAGTGCCCCCCTGGCTCGTTGATCCATCATTCTTTGATTGAACTATTCATCAACGAAGCCGGGAATTCCTCTCGGGCTTCGCCAAAAATTCCCCCATCAAAGCAAAAAGCCGAGCGCCTCGCCCGGCTTCCTGCCAACCGTTCGGTCTGATTTCGCACTGCCGGCCCCCAGAACGGGGCCGAACAGGCACTCGACAAAGTTAAACCTCCTCCGGCCCGGCGGGCGAATTCAAGCCACTAGCCGTTCCGGTTGCCCGAGAGCCTCACATACGGCGCTCAGAAATTGTGCCGCTGGACCGCCATCCACCGCCCGATGGTCGAAGGTCAGGCTCAGGGGCAGTCTTTGCCTCTGTACAATCCCCTGATCGCTCAAGACAAGATACGGCTCCGCCCGCCCCACACCAAGCAGACCCACCTCTGGCGGGTTGAGAATTGGTGTGAAGAACTGTACCCCGTAAGTCCCCAGATTGGACACCGTAAAGGTTCCCCCGGTCATCTCTTGGTGCGTTAATCTCCCGGCCCGGGCCTTTTCTGCCAGACGGGCGGCTTCCCGGTGAAGCTCCTCTAAAGTGAGCCGATCGGCGTCGACGATCACCGGCACCAGCAGTCCCTGGTCAGTGTCCACAGCAACCCCGAGATTGACCCGGGACTGGCGCGTCGGGCCGTCTTCTGTCCAGTGCGCGTTGATATCCGGGTGATCCCGAAGCGCCAGTACCACCGCTCTTAGCACCCAATCGTTGAGCGACGCCTCCGGCGCCCACCGCTTTCGCCACTCCATGAGCCGGGTGATGTCCGCCCAGGCCATCTCCGTCAATTGGGCGGAACCCTGGAGACTTTCCATCATCCTTCGGGCGATGGTCCGCCTCACCCCCCACCCCGGGCCCTGAGCCAGCCGGGACGAAGATGAGGCCGCCTCCCCAATTGCAACCTGACGCTCCTGCACCCCTTCGGCATCGGCCATCGTCGGCGCCCGATGGCCGGTATCCGGGGCCCCGTCCGGCACCTCTTCACGCCCCACCGCAGCGGCCCGGCGGACATCGTCTTCCGTGGGGCGGCCACCGGGCCCAGTTCCTGCAATGGCAGCCAAATCCACCCCCAGTTCCCGGGCCAATCGACGAACACGGGGCGAAGCGGGCACGAAGCGCGGCTCCGGCTTTTCCTGCACCTTCTCCGGGGGCACCGGCGCTTCGGCCATCCCCGAAAACGAAGGGGCCATACCGGTCTCGCCCGCCGATGCCGCCTCGTCGACCACTGCCAGCACTTCCCCCACGGCCACCGTCTCGCCCCGCTGTTTAAGAATCTTAGTCACCACCCCGTCCACCGGGGCGGTTACTTCACTCACGGCTTTCTCGGTCTGGACTTCCACCAGGACATCCCCGGCTTTGACAGAGGCTCCTTCTTGAACGTGCCAAAACACCACCACACTGTCGTATCCTTCCTCGCTGGTTTTCGGCATTCGTACTTCCATGTCTAGTCCTCCCAATGAGGTGATGAATCGGCTACGCCTCCCGAATCAATTCCCGGGCCGCCCGCTCAATGGCGTCAACCCCGGGGAGCACGAAATCCTCTAAGGGGTCACTGTAAGGAATGGGGACATCCGGGATCGCCAATCGCCGAACGGGGGCCTCCAGTTCGTACAATGCCCGCTCAGCCACCGTCGCCGCCACTTCTGCCGTCATCCCATACGACAGGTAGTCTTCGTCCACGACGAGCAGGCGGTGGGTTTTCTTGACCGATTGCACCAAGGTGTCCCGGTCCAAGGGGGCAAGAGAACGCAGATCCACGACCTCCGCCTCGATTCCGTCGGCCGCCAGCCGCCCGGCCGCCCGAACGGCGTAATGGGTCATCATTTGAACACCCACGATGGTCAGATCTCGGCCCTCCCGCACCACCTTCGCCTTCCCCAAAGGCACTGTGTAGGGTTCGGCGGGCACTTCGCCTTCCGATTCTGGAATGGGGTCCATCCACCCCAGCCCCTGCAAGGATTTGTGAAACATGAACAGCACCGGATTGTCGTCCCGGATGGCCGAGATCATCATTCCTTTGATATCATAGGGCGTCGACGGGGCCACTACTTTCAAGCCCGGAAGGTGCGCAAAAGTCGCGTATAACGTTTGGGAATGTTGGGCAGCGTCGTTATAACCGCCCCCCACCGCCGTCATCAACACCATCGGAACTTTAACATTCCCGCCTGACATGTAGTGGATCTTGGCCATATGGTTATAGATCTGGTCCATGCACACCCCGAAAAAGTCCACGAACATCAGCTCGGCGATGGGCCGCATCCCCTCTACCGCGGCACCGATAGCCGCCCCGATGAAGCCAGTCTCAGAAATGGGCGTGTCCCTCACTCGATCCGGGCCAAAGCGGGTGAACAGCCCTTCCGTGGACCCGAAGATCCCCCCGTATTTCCCAACATCTTCCCCCATGACGAACACCCGGGAATCCCGCTCCATTTCCTGAGCGATGGCCTCCGCCAACGCCTTTGACCCCGTCAACCTTCTGCCAGTCGTGGCCGTCAACTTCGATCCCTCCTCATTCTTTCTCAACCCGTCGCGCCAAACAACAAGTACCCATCATCTCCGGGGGCAGACCGATCCTCGACCTTTTAGCCTTCCGAGGTCTTCGCGAATACGTCTTCGAGAGCCTCTTCCCCCCGGGGCCAGGCGCTGTCCCGGGCAAAGGTGTAGGCCTCGTCCACTTCCCGCTTCGCCTGGGCCTCCCACCCGGCCAACTCTTCTTCCCCGGCGACCCCCTGCTCGACCATGTACCGTCTTAACCGCTCAATGGGGTCTTTTTGCCTCAAGTGACTCACTTCGTCCTTTTCCCGGTACACTTCCGGATCGCCCTGAAAATGACCGAGATACCGATACGTTTCGATCTCGATGAGGGTAGGGCCCTCCCCGCGCCGCGCCCGGGCCACCGCTTCTTCCGAGACCCGGTACATTTCTAAGGGATCATTGTCTTTGACCAGGGCCCCGGGTATCCCATAGGCGGCGGCACGAACGGCATTATTGGCCACAGCCGTCGATTTCGATTTTGGCACTGAGATGCCGTAGGCATTGTCTTCGATCACCACAATCACCGGCAACTTCCAAAGAGCCGCGAGATTTAACGACTCATGAAAAGCCCCAGAATTCGCCGCTCCCTCCCCGGCAAAAGCCACCGCCACCCAGTCGGTGTTGTTCATTTTGTTGCTGAGGGCCGCCCCCACCGCCTGGGGCATCCCCGCCCCCACGATCCCGCTGCAGGAAAATTTCACCGTGGGATCGAACAAATGCATGTGCCCGCCCTTTCCTTTCCCAAGCCCGGTCTCCCGCCCGAACATCTCCGCGGTCATGCGCTTCAGATCGACCCCTTTGGCAATGGCGTGGTGATGAGGCCGATGCGGGGCGGTCACCGTGTCGTCCTTACGCAGGTGCGCACAGATCCCCACGGCTGCCGGTTCTTGACCCGCCGCCAGATGCATTTCTCCGGGCACCGTCCCGGCTCCGATGTTAAACACGGGCATCTTGCCTTCGGTGTACACCTTCACCATCGTTTCCTCAAAATACCGGATTTTGACCATCGTCTCGTACATCCACGTCAGCTTGTCCGCAGGAATGGCCACCCGGGCTCCCCCCTTGTGGAAAGAATCAACACCTTCCTCAACATATGCAAAAAACATGCCGGCCTATGCACCGGCTGACCAATCGTCAAAATTCGCCTGAGATCCCCCGGAATTTTGCCCGTAAAACCTTCTGTCTGACCGCTTCCGGGAATGGCCCATGCAACGTCTCACCTGTCCCATCCTGTTCCGCCTTGTTTCAACCACCGGTACAGGGTGCTTCGGGAAACCCCCAGCCGCCGAGCGGCGGCGGACACATTTCCGCGGGTGTTCTGAAGGGCATCTACCACTGCCTCTTTGCGACTGGGGATATTCCTTCCGGGCATGGCCCCGGTTATATTTTCAGCGTCCAAAAATGAAGTCAACCCCTCGGGGCCGATGATCCGCGAATCATCAAAAACTGATGCACAAACCATAACATTTCGTAGTTCACGTATATTTCCTCGCCACGGGTAGTCCTGGAGCAGGCGCAATGCTGCGGGATTCAACTTTTTGCCCGTACCGGTCGTATCCAGCAAATATTGCGCTAAATCAGGGATGTCCTCCTTCCGCTCCCGCAGCGGCGGAACGTGAATCGGAAGGACATGAAGGCGGTGAAACAAATCTTCCCGAAACGCCCCCTGGCGAACGAGTAACCCAAGATCCCGGTGTGTAGCAGAAACCAGCCGGACATTCACCCGGATCTCCTCCCGGCCGCCAATCGGTCGAACCGCCTTTTCTTCAAGGACTCGAAGCAGGGCGAGCTGCATTTGTGGAGGCATCTCCCCAACCTCGTCTAGGAACAAAGTTCCTCCTTCAGCAAGCCGAAAAGCCCCGGGATATCCCCCTTTTTTGGCACCGGTGAAAGCCCCCTCCTCGTGGCCAAACAATTCACTTTCCAGGAGATGTTCAGGCATCGCCCCGCAGTTGAGGGCCACAAAAGGGCCACCTCTTCGGCCGCTTCTCCGGTGGATCCACCGCGCAAGGAGTTCTTTTCCCGTCCCCGTCTCTCCCAAGAGGCACACCGGATAATCCACCCGGGCCGCCCGTTCCGCCAAGTCGATACACCTACGGAAGGATGCGCTTTTGCCGATCATCCCCTCAAAATCAACTCCTCCTTCCTGGGTCTCCACCGTTTCGCCCCCCTGTTGGGGCATCCGAGCGATGACGTCCTCCACGTGGGCTCCCATGGTCGCCACGACGCCGAGGAGATAGGGGTGGGCCGATTCCAGCGGGCCAGATAAATTCAACACACCAAAAACGTTCCCCTTCGGGTCGCGGAGAGGCACGGCGGCACAACACCAGGGGTGTGTCGCCACCACGTAATGCTCGTACCCCGCCACGTAGACAGCGTTTCCGACCTCCAGCGCCGTTCCGATCGCATTGGTGCCCACCGCCGCCTCCGACCAGTCAGCCCCCGGAACAAACTGGATCTCCCGTGCCCTTCGAAGGGTGTCCGGATGCCCGATCTCGCTCAGGATTCGTCCATCCGCATCACAGAATAAAGCGACCATCCGCTGCTCCATCAATAAACCATGAATTTTATGTACCAAGGATTCAACTTCTCGAATCACGTCAGCGTACTTGTGACGCTGCAACTCTAAATCCTCCGGCTCCAGCACAATGTCTCCGCGGTCCCGGTATGGATCCACCCCGTAGCGCCGACTCCGCACCCACGATTCGGACACGTCCCTGGATACGCGGTGGGCATCCAGCGTCCCCTCCCGCACAAACCTTTTCCAGGTCCGATACAACAAGGGCATCTCCATCCTCCCCGTCCCCCCGTTCCGTTCCACCGGACTCATCCCCGGCACAATTGCTCGGCCGCCAAGAACAAAAAATCCTCCGGATGCCTTTTGGCGGCCCCGGCACCGGACGACCACGTCCGCCGTCCGACGGGCCAACCCGGCATCCCGGAGGCCATTGATGAGGCGATACTGAAACCGAACCAACAAGATCGACGCTGAGCCATCGGAAGTTGACATCGTGGGCAAATGGTGGTCAACACACAGGATAAGCATAGGGAGAGAAATCGCGCCCGTAGCAAAGGGCACGCACAAGCCTGCATCAGAATTGCTCGCCTCGTGGCGGATAGGACAAAACGCTCGTGAGGTAATGGCCCAATTCGGTGGCCGTTTCGCCGTCGTCAATTCCAAAATGCTGGGCCACCCGCTGCGGATCTTCGGCGTCGTGGGCGTCCATGATGCTCGCCCGCCCGGTTTGTAGGCACATCACAATGCTCTTGCCCATAAAATGTTGGGAATACGTCACTGCCAGATCGAATCGCGTGCCGGCCACATCCAACGTGGCAAAATGAGTTCGGGTATCTTCCGTTTCTGAAAACAAAACGTGCTCACCCATTCCTCGATCCCCCCTTGTCAATGTCTGATGCGCGGAAGGTACCCGACGTTTTGCACGCCTTTGACTTTGCCATAGCGTGTGGCAATCCGGCGCGCCTCATACACGGTACTGCTTCGCGAACGGAGACGCCACGGGGTGGTGGGGAGCCGCAGGGACACAAAAACCCCGCCTATGAGAAGTCCTTGGCCAGGCGGGGCTTTCGCCACCGCTCCCTCCAACGCTTGCGAAGTTAGCTGACGGGTTCGGGTGGAGAGCTCACCCTACCGAGCGGATGAAACATTCTCAAATCTTCTGAGAACAGCCCGCCCGGATTCACCCCACACATGGGTCCTCCGCTTCCACTGGACATGGAACTCAGCGTCTCCGTTTTAACCATCATACATGAAAAAGGGAATTTTGGCAATGAGCGATTCGTTCACAATACGTTCACACAAGGGGGAAGCGTCATGCATCCGATACCCGCAGTCCTTCTCTCACTGGCCGTCGCCCTCGGGGCAGGCTGGTTCCTCGGAGTGCCCTTATGGATTGCCCTTATGATCGGCGCAGGTTCCATTGCCGGGGCCGCCGTCCTTCGCTCCGTCTACCACGGAGTCGAACGCCGCTTCCGGAGCCTCAACCGGCGGTGATTGCCAGGAGCCGGCCAGGCCGGCTCCCCGCCCTCAGCCGTTGCTCAAATGGCGGACATCCTCCAATACCTGCTCCATGTGTCCCTCCACCTTCACCCGAGGATAGATCTTGCGGATCACCCCGTCGCCGTCGATGAGGAAGGTGGTTCGTTCGATCCCCATGGATTTCTTCCCGTAGCGGGTTTTCTCCTTGTACACGCCGTAGGCCGTAGAAACTGCTGCGTCCTCGTCGGACAACAGCGGGAAGGGAAGCTGATATTTCTCCGCAAACTTTTTGTGAGAACTCGGGGAATCGGTGCTCACCCCGAGGATGACGGCGCCAACTTCGGAAAAGGCCTCGTGAAGATCGCGAAATCCACAGGCCTCTTTCGTACACCCCGGCGTATTGTCCCGGGGATAAAAGTACAGTACCACCGGTTTTCCGCGAAAATCCGCCAGGCTCATCGTCTCGCCCGTCCCGGTGGGAAGTGTAAAATCCGGTGCCTTCTGACCTTCCTCCACCATCTGGATCCCCTCCATCTCCCCTCCCCGCACTCCTGAGCCCATCCGTTCTGGGCCCGGGCGGGGATGACATCTCACTCGCACCCGCAACTCGGTGTCCACACCTTTTCATTGCCAGAATACCATAATTCCCATTCCGATACACGCCGCTCCCTTGCCCCGCGGCCCCGAGTCTCCTACAATGGGGACGAACCCAATGATGCTGATTGATTAAGGAGAGTGCATCATGCCTTCAATCCTTGTCCCATGGATGTTTTTCCAGGGGTTGTCCGACGACCCAGCCGTCGCGGCAGCCGAAGACTGGATAGAAACCAAAAACCCCGAGGTTGCAGCGCCCTGGTTCCGCGCTCTCCTCCGCTTTGCCGCGGAAGAAGATCCTATCCCCCTCCCCGCCACCGTCTCCCTATGGCAATCGTACCTCCTTCACCGGCTGTTCTTTTCGACCTTCCCGTCTCCGGATGAGGGGAAAGAATGGCGT
This region includes:
- a CDS encoding PucR family transcriptional regulator; the protein is MPIRGAGDWVRTLLQGGDDPEGRGWEIGLIECHGVPPEGWSQVVLAMADGRRGAWAAVEGARVWAARKTEIGSRGNEDKDQRGRAIQPWLEWVDNLEAELLVPFSVGVGRLTEGWLDWPLRRREAEEALGLGRVLHPGRRVYRYEDLAWERFLAALPRTEALRYSRGVLKDALQQYAFIEETVRAMVEHHLNISEAARALFVHRNTLMYRLDRIQECTGLDPRRFDGALQLYTALVLHRFGQVAQSPL
- a CDS encoding site-2 protease family protein, translated to MKRRTAGIFAAIALILGKFGAKLWALVKLLALAKGPVLTMLLTIVAYAVFLGWPFAIGFVLLLFVHEMGHVVAIRIKGGEASLPYFIPFLGAFIRLRTQFADPREDAFVGIAGPIAGTVGAAICWLWYGWTGSILMLFLSYVGFFVNLFNLLPVYPLDGGRVVRAVHRKLWGAGLAVAAAIAVTRPNLILFLILIFGFLEFWRMRNQPDIWIPVSSRIGYGVLYFGLAAFLAVASWGTHSLLLQMGPPA
- a CDS encoding flagellar brake protein — its product is MIKPGFKVHGEYQAGEETVQFESVVYDIQDNKFWVLWPNVAGLKNQTEIRVRIFPRKGDCYVATTRVTGRVHGKAELLELEMPQRWERERRRQYFRVPVDVPVTWDDHKGRCVNLSGNGCLFIAQANLKPGDELELTLELPALQLPVRARVVRVEPLLASRSRIACTFLHVDERHLDILLRFLLDRQRKLIQEGRLP
- a CDS encoding dihydrolipoamide acetyltransferase family protein — translated: MEVRMPKTSEEGYDSVVVFWHVQEGASVKAGDVLVEVQTEKAVSEVTAPVDGVVTKILKQRGETVAVGEVLAVVDEAASAGETGMAPSFSGMAEAPVPPEKVQEKPEPRFVPASPRVRRLARELGVDLAAIAGTGPGGRPTEDDVRRAAAVGREEVPDGAPDTGHRAPTMADAEGVQERQVAIGEAASSSSRLAQGPGWGVRRTIARRMMESLQGSAQLTEMAWADITRLMEWRKRWAPEASLNDWVLRAVVLALRDHPDINAHWTEDGPTRQSRVNLGVAVDTDQGLLVPVIVDADRLTLEELHREAARLAEKARAGRLTHQEMTGGTFTVSNLGTYGVQFFTPILNPPEVGLLGVGRAEPYLVLSDQGIVQRQRLPLSLTFDHRAVDGGPAAQFLSAVCEALGQPERLVA
- a CDS encoding alpha-ketoacid dehydrogenase subunit beta, translated to MTATTGRRLTGSKALAEAIAQEMERDSRVFVMGEDVGKYGGIFGSTEGLFTRFGPDRVRDTPISETGFIGAAIGAAVEGMRPIAELMFVDFFGVCMDQIYNHMAKIHYMSGGNVKVPMVLMTAVGGGYNDAAQHSQTLYATFAHLPGLKVVAPSTPYDIKGMMISAIRDDNPVLFMFHKSLQGLGWMDPIPESEGEVPAEPYTVPLGKAKVVREGRDLTIVGVQMMTHYAVRAAGRLAADGIEAEVVDLRSLAPLDRDTLVQSVKKTHRLLVVDEDYLSYGMTAEVAATVAERALYELEAPVRRLAIPDVPIPYSDPLEDFVLPGVDAIERAARELIREA
- a CDS encoding thiamine pyrophosphate-dependent dehydrogenase E1 component subunit alpha; translation: MAIPADKLTWMYETMVKIRYFEETMVKVYTEGKMPVFNIGAGTVPGEMHLAAGQEPAAVGICAHLRKDDTVTAPHRPHHHAIAKGVDLKRMTAEMFGRETGLGKGKGGHMHLFDPTVKFSCSGIVGAGMPQAVGAALSNKMNNTDWVAVAFAGEGAANSGAFHESLNLAALWKLPVIVVIEDNAYGISVPKSKSTAVANNAVRAAAYGIPGALVKDNDPLEMYRVSEEAVARARRGEGPTLIEIETYRYLGHFQGDPEVYREKDEVSHLRQKDPIERLRRYMVEQGVAGEEELAGWEAQAKREVDEAYTFARDSAWPRGEEALEDVFAKTSEG
- a CDS encoding sigma-54-dependent Fis family transcriptional regulator, which codes for MLVRFQYRLINGLRDAGLARRTADVVVRCRGRQKASGGFFVLGGRAIVPGMSPVERNGGTGRMEMPLLYRTWKRFVREGTLDAHRVSRDVSESWVRSRRYGVDPYRDRGDIVLEPEDLELQRHKYADVIREVESLVHKIHGLLMEQRMVALFCDADGRILSEIGHPDTLRRAREIQFVPGADWSEAAVGTNAIGTALEVGNAVYVAGYEHYVVATHPWCCAAVPLRDPKGNVFGVLNLSGPLESAHPYLLGVVATMGAHVEDVIARMPQQGGETVETQEGGVDFEGMIGKSASFRRCIDLAERAARVDYPVCLLGETGTGKELLARWIHRRSGRRGGPFVALNCGAMPEHLLESELFGHEEGAFTGAKKGGYPGAFRLAEGGTLFLDEVGEMPPQMQLALLRVLEEKAVRPIGGREEIRVNVRLVSATHRDLGLLVRQGAFREDLFHRLHVLPIHVPPLRERKEDIPDLAQYLLDTTGTGKKLNPAALRLLQDYPWRGNIRELRNVMVCASVFDDSRIIGPEGLTSFLDAENITGAMPGRNIPSRKEAVVDALQNTRGNVSAAARRLGVSRSTLYRWLKQGGTGWDR
- a CDS encoding DUF3055 domain-containing protein translates to MGEHVLFSETEDTRTHFATLDVAGTRFDLAVTYSQHFMGKSIVMCLQTGRASIMDAHDAEDPQRVAQHFGIDDGETATELGHYLTSVLSYPPRGEQF
- the bcp gene encoding thioredoxin-dependent thiol peroxidase, which translates into the protein MVEEGQKAPDFTLPTGTGETMSLADFRGKPVVLYFYPRDNTPGCTKEACGFRDLHEAFSEVGAVILGVSTDSPSSHKKFAEKYQLPFPLLSDEDAAVSTAYGVYKEKTRYGKKSMGIERTTFLIDGDGVIRKIYPRVKVEGHMEQVLEDVRHLSNG